In Leuconostoc kimchii IMSNU 11154, the DNA window AAAATGGACGGAATACCTAAAGCAGTAATTTCTGCAATTGATGTCGCTCCTGCTCGTGACACAATTGCATCAGTTTTTGCTAAAACTTCTGGCATGTTATCAATATAAGGTATAATTCTAACATTATCAGCTGCCGCAATTTTCTGTTCACTGAGTTTATTTAGTACGTTATCGTAGCGCTTAGGTCCAGTAACAATAACGACCTGATATTGACGCAAATTAAAATCATTTATTGCATCAATCACTGCCAAATTAATAGCAGGTGCACCCTGTGAACCACCAAAAATAAGTAACGTTGCTTTATCATCTCGTAAACCTAAACTTTGCCAAGAAAAAGTTGACTTAATATGGGCTACTTGTTGTGCACGTGGATTACCTACTAATGTCGCTTTTCCTGCAGGAAATTGCTGTTTAGCAACATCAAAAGCCACACCAATTTTTGTTGCACCACGTGCTAAAAACTTATTAGTAACACCAGCGACAGAATTTTGTTCGTGGATAACTGTCGGAATATGCATACGTTGTGCAGCATACACAACAGCTCCAGCAACATAGCCACCTGTGCCTACCACAACATCTGGTTTAAAGTCTTTGATGATTTTCTTAGATTGCCTAACTGCTTTTAAAAATAAATTAACTGTTTTAATATTGTCCAATGACAATGATCGTTTAAAACCTTGTACAGTTAATTGTTCAAAATCCATACCTGTGGCTGGCACAATATGTGACTCAACACCACGCTCTGAACCAACGTATAAAAATTCCGCTTCTGGTTCATGTTGTTTAATGACTTCTGCGAGTGCGAGCGCTGGATAAATATGGCCACCAGTGCCACCACCTGATAAAATCACACGCATAACTATACCCCCATTACTTTCTTTACTTCAGTAACATATGCTTCGCCACGTTCTTCAAAATTATCGTATTGATCCCAGCTAGCTGCAGCGGGTGAGAGTAGCACAATATCTCCAGCTTCAGCTAATTTCACTGCAACAGGTACAGCTTGCGTCACGTCTGTGACGGTAATCACCGGTTTGTTAGCAGCACGCGCGACTTCAACAATTTTTTGTTGTGTTTCCCCAAACGCAATGACTACCTTGACATGCGTCAAATTAGGCACTAATCGTGTTAAATCATCCCCCCGATCAAGCCCACCAGCCAACCAAATTGTCGGTTGATCAAAGCTATTTAAGGCTGTTTGTGTGGCCTCAATATCAGTTGCTTTTGAATCATTGTAAAATTTAATCTGATTAGCCGACAAAACAAATTGTAATCGATGCGCTACCCCACCGAATGTTTCGAGCACTTGACGAATAGCAGAATCATGAACACCAGCCAACTTAGCAACAGTTGTCGCTGCTACAATATTTTCCAAATTATGTGGTCCTACAAGTTTAATAGCTGTTAATGGCATCACAGGATGATTAGCAATCATTAAAGAGTCGGCATTTACAGTCACCATAAATTCTGAGCTTTTACGCGAAAATTCGACAACCTTTGCATTTGTTCTTGTTATGAAATTTTGAGTGTCCTTACCTTCTGCATTAAGCACCAATGTTTGATCAACTGTTTGATTTTTAGTAATCTGAAATTTAGCCTCGACGTAATTATCACGTGATCCATGGTAATCAAGGTGGTTAGCAAAAATATTAGTAATCAGGGCAATATCAGGGCGAATATCTGGTGTTCCCAATAATTGAAAACTAGATAATTCAAGCAATAGCGTCTCTTCGTCAGTTAGATTTTCAACGACTTCACT includes these proteins:
- the murG gene encoding undecaprenyldiphospho-muramoylpentapeptide beta-N-acetylglucosaminyltransferase — encoded protein: MRVILSGGGTGGHIYPALALAEVIKQHEPEAEFLYVGSERGVESHIVPATGMDFEQLTVQGFKRSLSLDNIKTVNLFLKAVRQSKKIIKDFKPDVVVGTGGYVAGAVVYAAQRMHIPTVIHEQNSVAGVTNKFLARGATKIGVAFDVAKQQFPAGKATLVGNPRAQQVAHIKSTFSWQSLGLRDDKATLLIFGGSQGAPAINLAVIDAINDFNLRQYQVVIVTGPKRYDNVLNKLSEQKIAAADNVRIIPYIDNMPEVLAKTDAIVSRAGATSIAEITALGIPSILVPSLHVTGNHQTKNAQSLVDDGAALLLTETELTGKSLVNAADKLLLNEIISDNMAAQVVKVGMTDAGDRLYHLIQDAILEKKD
- the murD gene encoding UDP-N-acetylmuramoyl-L-alanine--D-glutamate ligase, encoding MGIQNFNNKKVMVFGWARSGKAAAKCLTKIGAQVTVVNGGDFDNDDVYQTLRSAGVKFINHDDDRSLDQSFDFLVKNPGIDYQTDIVKKAQKLNIPILTEVAVALSLFNGRLIAVTGSNGKTTTTSLIRDMLESDGQQVTTAGNIGTPVSEVVENLTDEETLLLELSSFQLLGTPDIRPDIALITNIFANHLDYHGSRDNYVEAKFQITKNQTVDQTLVLNAEGKDTQNFITRTNAKVVEFSRKSSEFMVTVNADSLMIANHPVMPLTAIKLVGPHNLENIVAATTVAKLAGVHDSAIRQVLETFGGVAHRLQFVLSANQIKFYNDSKATDIEATQTALNSFDQPTIWLAGGLDRGDDLTRLVPNLTHVKVVIAFGETQQKIVEVARAANKPVITVTDVTQAVPVAVKLAEAGDIVLLSPAAASWDQYDNFEERGEAYVTEVKKVMGV